In one Saccharibacillus brassicae genomic region, the following are encoded:
- a CDS encoding LLM class flavin-dependent oxidoreductase, translating to MGIRLGILDQTLLYEQGTPEQALRDTVELARLADRLGYHRFWVSEHHDSRGVAGSSPEVLAAYVLASTERIRVGSGGVMLQHYSPYKVAENFNVLAALAPGRLDLGIGRAPGGLPRSTLALRRGAQEEDASLEGRLSELRDYLHGVEPGADSPLAGLRAEPVPAQPARLYVLGASADSADLAARLGLPYAFSLFINGDLDQAVDSLRRYRERFVPAAAGSRPESILAVSAALADTDEEAVGIAAESDLFRVFLAGGRKITIGDRERAEEFGQQSGEAYRIEHIRSPLIRGSAETVGRRLREAAERSGADELVVTSPIRELSKQLRSYELLHAYFAESGGERTGIRQAATAQGD from the coding sequence ATGGGGATTCGACTGGGTATTTTGGACCAAACGCTGCTGTATGAACAAGGAACGCCGGAACAAGCGCTGCGCGATACGGTCGAACTGGCCCGGCTGGCCGACCGGTTGGGGTATCACCGCTTCTGGGTGTCCGAGCATCACGATTCCCGCGGAGTGGCCGGTTCTTCCCCGGAAGTGCTCGCCGCGTATGTGCTGGCGTCGACCGAGCGGATTCGCGTCGGCTCCGGCGGCGTCATGCTTCAGCATTACAGCCCGTACAAAGTCGCGGAGAACTTCAACGTACTGGCCGCCCTGGCGCCGGGACGGCTCGATCTGGGCATCGGCCGCGCGCCGGGCGGCCTGCCGCGTTCGACGCTTGCGCTGCGCCGCGGCGCGCAGGAAGAAGACGCTTCGCTCGAAGGCAGGCTGTCGGAGCTGCGCGACTACCTGCACGGCGTCGAGCCGGGAGCGGACAGCCCGCTGGCCGGCCTGCGCGCCGAGCCGGTTCCGGCGCAGCCGGCCCGGCTCTACGTGCTCGGCGCAAGCGCGGACAGCGCCGATCTGGCGGCGCGGTTGGGGCTGCCTTACGCGTTCTCCCTGTTCATCAACGGGGATCTCGATCAGGCCGTGGACTCGCTGCGGCGGTATCGCGAGCGCTTCGTGCCGGCGGCGGCCGGTTCGCGGCCGGAATCGATTCTGGCCGTATCGGCCGCTCTGGCGGATACCGACGAAGAAGCGGTCGGCATCGCGGCGGAAAGCGATCTGTTCCGGGTGTTTCTGGCCGGCGGCCGCAAGATTACGATCGGCGATCGGGAACGGGCCGAAGAGTTCGGGCAGCAGTCGGGCGAAGCTTACCGGATCGAGCATATCCGCTCGCCGCTTATCCGGGGTTCGGCGGAAACGGTCGGCCGGCGTCTGCGCGAAGCGGCCGAACGGAGCGGCGCGGACGAACTGGTCGTGACCAGCCCGATCCGCGAGTTGTCCAAGCAGCTGCGTTCGTACGAACTGCTGCACGCCTACTTCGCGGAGAGCGGGGGAGAACGGACCGGCATCAGGCAGGCCGCGACCGCTCAGGGAGACTAA
- a CDS encoding ABC transporter ATP-binding protein, translated as MTARLEVTDLTIDVDTPRGTLTAVSGISFGIGPGETVCLVGESGSGKTIASKAIMRLTDYENGRIAGGSIRLGDQHIESLPPHLIRDLRGRRIAMIFQEPMAAFDPVFTIGSQLIETMRAHRREKKAVLRQAAIDLLIRVGIPEPELRMEQYPGELSGGMLQRAMIAMALSGGPELLIADEPTTALDVTIQAQILKLLGELKDSLGMSILLITHDLGVAAEMADRIVVMYAGRIAEQGPAALVLGQPRHPYTIGLLNSVAAQGSRGGRLRAIEGSPPGLADMPDGCRFHPRCAFATDRCRESVPPLSDQGGGRLAACWHADEAAAAGDAQQAAPAAHTGAAGPAAVAAPAPRPEAAAAHGEDRASGSAAPQASALLEARELYKHYPVGGGWGRPKRQLRAVDGVSLSVAEGETFGLVGESGSGKSTLGRLLLQLEPQTHGQVLYRGEELPQPGSTRWREARRDLQIIHQDPYGTFDPRWSIGDIVGEPLDVHMKLGASERRSRVGELLEQVGLQASWHNRYPHEFSGGQRQRIGIARAIAVNPRFILADEAVSALDVSVQAQIVNLLQDLQRDLGLTSVFIAHGLQVVRHISQRIGVLYLGKLVEVAPSEELFRRPAHPYTRALLSSIPGAPAAGRETFSVTGEIPSPLNPPSGCRFHPRCPLATDRCRNEEPAFAAIGEGHAAACHYPL; from the coding sequence ATGACAGCACGGCTTGAAGTGACGGACCTGACGATCGACGTGGATACGCCGCGAGGCACGCTGACCGCGGTATCGGGCATCTCGTTCGGGATCGGTCCGGGAGAAACGGTATGCCTCGTCGGCGAATCGGGCAGCGGCAAGACGATCGCGTCCAAAGCGATCATGCGCTTGACCGATTACGAGAACGGCCGGATCGCCGGCGGCAGTATCCGTCTCGGCGACCAGCATATCGAATCGCTGCCGCCGCATCTGATCCGCGATCTGCGCGGCCGCCGGATCGCGATGATCTTCCAGGAGCCGATGGCGGCGTTCGATCCGGTCTTCACGATCGGCAGCCAGCTGATCGAGACGATGCGCGCCCACCGGCGCGAGAAAAAGGCCGTGCTGCGGCAGGCCGCGATCGACCTGCTGATCCGGGTCGGCATTCCCGAACCGGAACTGCGCATGGAGCAGTATCCGGGCGAATTGTCCGGCGGCATGCTTCAGCGCGCGATGATCGCGATGGCGCTGTCCGGCGGACCGGAACTGTTGATCGCGGACGAGCCGACGACCGCGCTCGACGTCACGATCCAGGCGCAGATTCTGAAGCTGCTGGGCGAGCTCAAAGACAGCCTCGGCATGTCGATCCTGCTCATCACGCACGATCTGGGGGTAGCGGCCGAGATGGCCGACCGGATCGTCGTCATGTATGCGGGGCGCATCGCCGAGCAGGGCCCGGCCGCGCTGGTGCTGGGCCAGCCCCGGCATCCGTATACGATCGGACTGCTGAATTCCGTCGCGGCGCAGGGCAGCCGCGGAGGCCGGCTGCGCGCGATCGAAGGTTCGCCGCCGGGCCTTGCGGATATGCCGGATGGCTGCCGCTTCCATCCGCGCTGCGCGTTCGCGACGGACCGCTGCCGCGAGAGCGTCCCGCCGCTGAGCGACCAGGGCGGCGGCCGCCTCGCCGCCTGCTGGCACGCGGACGAAGCCGCGGCCGCGGGCGACGCGCAGCAAGCGGCGCCTGCGGCGCACACCGGTGCCGCAGGGCCGGCCGCTGTCGCGGCTCCGGCGCCGCGGCCGGAAGCCGCAGCAGCGCACGGCGAAGACCGCGCTTCGGGCAGCGCGGCGCCGCAAGCTTCCGCGCTGCTCGAAGCGCGCGAGCTCTACAAGCATTATCCCGTCGGCGGCGGCTGGGGCCGGCCGAAGCGGCAGCTCCGCGCGGTCGACGGCGTGTCGCTGTCGGTCGCCGAAGGGGAGACGTTCGGCCTCGTCGGCGAATCGGGCAGCGGCAAGTCGACGCTCGGCCGGCTGCTGCTTCAGCTTGAACCGCAGACGCACGGCCAGGTGCTGTACCGGGGCGAAGAACTGCCGCAGCCCGGCAGCACACGCTGGCGGGAAGCCCGCCGCGATCTTCAGATTATCCATCAGGACCCTTACGGGACGTTCGATCCGCGCTGGAGCATCGGCGACATCGTCGGCGAACCGCTCGACGTCCATATGAAGCTTGGCGCGTCCGAACGCCGCAGCCGGGTCGGCGAACTGCTGGAGCAGGTCGGGCTGCAGGCGTCCTGGCATAACCGCTATCCGCACGAATTCTCGGGCGGGCAGCGGCAGCGGATCGGGATCGCCCGGGCGATCGCGGTGAATCCAAGGTTCATTCTGGCCGACGAAGCGGTCTCCGCGCTCGACGTGTCGGTTCAGGCGCAGATCGTCAATCTGCTGCAGGATTTGCAGCGGGATCTCGGCCTGACTTCGGTATTTATCGCGCACGGCCTGCAGGTCGTACGCCATATTTCGCAGCGGATCGGCGTGCTGTATCTCGGCAAGCTCGTCGAGGTGGCGCCGAGCGAAGAACTGTTCCGCCGTCCGGCGCATCCGTATACCCGGGCGCTGCTGTCGTCGATTCCCGGCGCTCCGGCGGCCGGCCGGGAGACCTTCTCGGTCACAGGCGAGATTCCGTCGCCGCTGAACCCGCCGTCCGGCTGCCGGTTCCATCCGCGCTGCCCGCTTGCGACCGATCGGTGCCGAAACGAGGAACCGGCGTTCGCTGCGATCGGCGAAGGCCATGCGGCGGCCTGCCATTACCCGCTATAA
- a CDS encoding ABC transporter permease: MKFSAAAAKTKSEHLRRIPPFKRAEAVGGSGRATGSTFRLGSADVLTGAAAIAVAFLALCALVPGWIAPYSPTEMNTAAILQAPSAPHPFGTDYFGRDVFSLIVYGTRDSLLIGASSVLVGVLIGGALGSLAGYVGGRLDTIIMRFMDILLTVPGILLALTIAAALGPGLRNIVLAIAISSVPGYARVMRGQIMGIRRRGYVFASRALGAKPSSILLKHVLPNSAAPLLVMATLGLGSSILAGAGLSFLGLGVLKEIPDWGALLSQGRGYLTVAWWICTFPGLAITLFVLSVNLIGDRWRDAVDPKRKGRA; this comes from the coding sequence ATGAAGTTTTCGGCGGCTGCGGCCAAAACGAAGTCCGAACACCTGCGGCGTATCCCGCCGTTCAAGCGCGCAGAAGCGGTTGGCGGAAGCGGCCGGGCGACCGGAAGCACGTTCCGCTTAGGCTCCGCCGACGTGCTGACCGGAGCTGCGGCAATCGCCGTCGCTTTTCTCGCCCTGTGCGCGCTTGTGCCGGGCTGGATCGCGCCCTATTCGCCGACCGAGATGAATACGGCCGCGATTTTGCAGGCGCCCTCGGCGCCGCATCCGTTTGGCACCGATTATTTCGGGCGGGACGTGTTCAGTCTGATCGTATACGGCACGCGGGATTCGCTGCTGATCGGCGCAAGTTCCGTGCTCGTCGGCGTTCTGATCGGCGGCGCGCTCGGTTCGCTCGCCGGATACGTCGGCGGCCGGCTGGACACGATCATCATGCGCTTCATGGACATTTTGCTTACCGTTCCCGGCATCCTGCTGGCGCTGACGATTGCGGCGGCGCTCGGGCCGGGACTACGCAACATCGTGCTGGCGATCGCCATTTCGTCGGTGCCGGGCTATGCCCGGGTCATGCGCGGACAGATTATGGGCATCCGCCGCCGGGGTTACGTGTTCGCTTCGCGGGCGCTCGGCGCCAAGCCGTCGTCGATTCTGCTCAAGCATGTGCTGCCGAACTCGGCTGCGCCGCTGCTCGTCATGGCGACGCTCGGACTCGGTTCTTCCATTTTGGCCGGAGCGGGCCTGAGCTTTCTCGGGCTCGGCGTGCTGAAGGAAATTCCCGATTGGGGCGCGCTGCTGTCGCAAGGACGCGGCTATCTGACCGTGGCCTGGTGGATCTGCACGTTTCCGGGCTTGGCCATCACGCTGTTCGTGCTGTCGGTCAACCTGATCGGCGACCGCTGGCGCGATGCCGTCGATCCGAAGCGTAAAGGCAGAGCTTGA
- a CDS encoding ABC transporter permease: protein MLQAIGARLASSLLVIVGSLALVFCIFNLLPGDPVLSMVDPTSVSPEVIENLREQLGLNRPFHERLLTYFGDMLTGDFGRSLVGSEPVLPKILHQIPATLLLTAASSLIAIVVGVTLGVLSAVRKGGLIDLAARIVGLFGISMPTFWSGILLILIFSVQLKWLPAMGSDGWATLAMPALALGFVGAGSIVRMVRGSMLDVLGEPFVTTLRAKGLRERLIQGKHVLRNALIPAITLIGMQIGDMLAGTVIIETVFSRQGVGRILADAIMAKDLPVVQGIVFFTAIVYVGINLLVDLSYAAIDPRIRRRGANL from the coding sequence ATGCTGCAGGCCATAGGCGCCCGGCTGGCCAGCTCGCTGCTGGTCATCGTCGGTTCGCTGGCGCTCGTCTTTTGTATCTTCAATTTGCTGCCGGGCGATCCGGTGCTGTCGATGGTCGATCCGACTTCCGTCAGTCCGGAAGTCATCGAGAATCTGCGGGAGCAGCTCGGGCTGAACCGGCCGTTCCACGAAAGGCTGCTGACTTATTTCGGCGATATGCTGACCGGCGATTTCGGCCGTTCGCTTGTCGGTTCCGAACCGGTGCTGCCCAAAATTTTGCATCAGATTCCCGCGACGCTGCTGCTGACGGCGGCCAGTTCGCTGATCGCGATCGTCGTCGGCGTCACGCTCGGCGTGCTGTCGGCTGTCCGCAAAGGCGGATTGATCGATCTGGCCGCCCGGATCGTCGGACTGTTCGGCATCTCGATGCCGACGTTCTGGTCGGGCATCCTGCTGATCCTGATCTTCTCCGTGCAGCTGAAATGGCTGCCGGCGATGGGATCGGACGGCTGGGCGACGCTTGCCATGCCGGCGCTTGCGCTCGGCTTCGTCGGAGCCGGTTCGATCGTGCGCATGGTTCGCGGCAGCATGCTTGACGTGCTCGGCGAACCGTTCGTCACGACGCTGCGGGCGAAAGGGCTGCGCGAGCGGCTGATCCAGGGCAAGCATGTGCTGCGCAACGCGCTGATTCCGGCGATTACGCTGATCGGCATGCAGATCGGCGACATGCTGGCGGGAACGGTCATTATCGAGACGGTATTTTCCCGCCAGGGCGTCGGACGGATTCTCGCCGACGCGATTATGGCCAAAGATCTGCCGGTCGTGCAGGGGATCGTCTTTTTCACCGCTATCGTCTACGTAGGCATCAATCTGCTGGTCGATCTGTCGTACGCGGCGATCGATCCGAGAATTCGACGGAGAGGAGCCAACTTATGA
- a CDS encoding ABC transporter substrate-binding protein, which translates to MTNPVTESIAATDRFPASPKRRFRLSCALGALALALTTTLAGCGSSSGASTAQAAAGSSGAAASAPVQGGELTYALATSPDTLDPRRSGLAVSVRVFGALYDTLLVRKADGSLGPSLATEWEASGDGLSYTLKLKPGVKFQDGTPFNAEAVKYNFDSIIDPQTKAANALALLRPYKSSEVVDEYTIKLNLETPSQAFLGNLSQGMLSLVSPTAAQKDGENFGKNPVGTGPFKFVGWSENAEIKLARNPDYVWGSEEAKNTGAPYLDTLTFKIVPEEATRIGGVQSGQVLAAETVPPQNVVALQNDPNAQLLQTNTIGFPYTLFFNLEHEPWNELKARQAVQYAVDLDSIVKTLYLGTYERASSSITPGILGYDESLEGKIKPDPAKANALLDELGWIKGADGIRAKDGKKLTLHYVDGSPNREKRNDIAAMIREQLKAIGIETEVEITQDIATVVYQNWDYDLYGNSQVNSDPNGLTSFYRSAGEGRRTLSGLSDPQVDAWLDEGAVEPDEAKRAELYKKVQQYISDQALILPVYVFPYTVAASRSVQGLTFDPFGYPIFNDAYLNK; encoded by the coding sequence ATGACGAACCCCGTCACGGAAAGCATCGCAGCAACTGACCGATTCCCCGCATCCCCAAAAAGAAGGTTCAGGCTGAGCTGCGCGCTTGGCGCACTCGCGCTTGCGCTGACGACGACGCTTGCCGGATGCGGTTCGTCATCGGGCGCAAGCACCGCACAGGCAGCCGCCGGCAGCAGCGGCGCGGCCGCTTCGGCTCCCGTTCAGGGCGGCGAACTGACGTATGCGCTGGCGACTTCGCCCGACACGCTCGACCCGCGCCGCAGCGGGCTGGCCGTCTCGGTCCGCGTGTTCGGCGCGCTGTACGACACGCTGCTCGTGCGCAAAGCGGACGGTTCGCTCGGCCCCTCGCTCGCTACGGAGTGGGAAGCGTCGGGCGACGGCTTGAGCTACACGCTCAAACTGAAGCCGGGCGTGAAGTTCCAGGACGGCACGCCGTTCAACGCGGAAGCGGTCAAATACAATTTCGACAGCATCATCGATCCGCAGACCAAAGCGGCGAACGCGCTGGCGCTGCTGCGTCCGTACAAATCGTCCGAAGTGGTGGACGAGTATACGATCAAGCTGAATCTGGAGACGCCTTCGCAGGCGTTCCTCGGCAATCTGAGCCAGGGCATGCTGAGCCTCGTCTCTCCGACGGCAGCCCAAAAAGACGGAGAAAATTTCGGCAAAAACCCGGTCGGCACCGGCCCGTTCAAGTTCGTCGGCTGGTCCGAGAACGCGGAGATCAAGCTTGCGCGCAACCCGGATTACGTCTGGGGCAGCGAAGAAGCGAAAAATACCGGGGCGCCTTATCTGGATACGCTGACGTTCAAGATCGTGCCGGAAGAAGCGACGCGGATCGGCGGCGTGCAGAGCGGGCAGGTGCTGGCCGCCGAGACCGTGCCGCCGCAAAACGTGGTGGCGCTGCAAAACGACCCCAACGCGCAGCTGCTTCAGACGAATACGATCGGCTTTCCGTATACGCTCTTTTTCAATCTGGAGCATGAGCCGTGGAACGAGCTGAAAGCGCGCCAGGCGGTGCAGTACGCCGTCGATCTCGATTCGATCGTCAAGACGCTCTATCTCGGCACGTACGAACGGGCCTCGTCTTCGATCACGCCGGGCATTCTCGGGTACGACGAATCGCTCGAAGGCAAGATCAAGCCCGATCCCGCCAAAGCGAACGCCCTGCTCGACGAACTGGGCTGGATCAAAGGCGCGGACGGCATCCGGGCCAAAGACGGCAAAAAGCTGACGCTGCATTACGTGGACGGTTCGCCGAACCGCGAGAAGCGCAACGATATTGCCGCAATGATCCGCGAGCAGCTCAAAGCGATCGGGATCGAGACGGAAGTCGAGATTACGCAGGACATCGCGACGGTCGTCTACCAGAACTGGGATTACGACCTGTACGGCAACAGCCAGGTCAACAGCGATCCGAACGGGCTGACGTCGTTCTACCGTTCGGCCGGGGAAGGCCGGCGTACGCTGTCCGGCTTGTCCGATCCGCAGGTCGACGCCTGGCTGGACGAAGGCGCGGTCGAACCGGACGAAGCCAAGCGGGCGGAATTGTACAAAAAAGTGCAGCAGTACATTAGCGATCAAGCGCTGATCCTGCCGGTGTACGTGTTCCCGTACACGGTCGCCGCAAGCCGGTCGGTACAGGGCTTGACGTTCGATCCGTTCGGTTATCCGATCTTCAACGACGCATACCTGAACAAGTAA